The candidate division WOR-3 bacterium sequence TTTGCCAGATCGGTTTATTATTTACATCCGGAATATTTTGAATATTTTTTGTTTGTTTTATCGTGGGAAGATCAAATAGATGAAAAGTATAATGAATTGCTTAATAAATATAAAGAAAAATTTGATTCAAATAAGAAAGGGGGTGAAAAATGATGTCCAATAGCATTAATATAATATGGATTTGGATTGTTCTACTTGCATTTGCTTTAGGTTTATTAATGGGGGGATATGATAGAGATATTGTTGTTGCTATATATGTTGTTGGTATGGCTTCTTTCTGGGCAGGGCTATTAGTATATAGAGATGATGCTAAAAAATTTCAGAAAATTGAAAAGTTAGCTAAAGAAAAAGGTAAAACTATTAATGAATTATTTGATTAAAGAATAGGAATGGAAATAACTTATTGAATTTCTGATAAATAATAAATTTAAAATGAATAAAGAAGAATTGAAACAAAAAATGGAAAAGGTTGCTGAAATTTTGGGATATCAATTTTTGATTAAAGAAGAATTTGCCTATTTCGTTTGTTCGCTCAAAAAAGATAACTGCGAAATTATGATAACCCAGCATGATTATCCACCAAGCGATAAAGAAAAAATTATTGTTAGTTCAAGCTATCCCAAATCAGAATTTTGCAGATATTATTTAAAACCCGAAGATATTATCCAAATCAAAATATCTGAAAAGAAGAGCCCCGAACAAATTGCGAACGATATCAAAAGACGCTTTCTCCCGCCTTACTTGATTAAACTTGAGAAAATAACTAAAGAAATAGAAAAATTAGATAATTATTACAAAGAGAAATTTAATGCTCTAAACAAAATAGCTAATCGTTTCGGGTGGAAGGTTGTTAATGGACAAATAGATTTTGATTATAAAAATCATAGAGAGATTGATAAAATTGAAGAATATGATGATAAAAAGGTAAGAATATCTTTTGTTATAGAACCGGAAATGGCAATAAAATTTTTAGAAATTTTATTTAAAACCAAAACAGCCCCAATGGACTGTAATATTAATTTACAGCCTTGAGGGGCTGTAAAAAAATAAAAAGTATTGAACTAATTTAAAATGTTTAATGATTATTTGTCTAAATTAATGAGTGCAGAGGAATTTCATGACTTTATCGCATGGCTTAAACGTATAGCCACGAGTTTCGCAGTGATGTCTCACTCCCATAATTGCAAGGAGCCTTTAGAATGTCCATCTGATCACGGTCGATGCAAGAGAAGGCTCGGTCTTCATACTGCCATTATGTGGTCAATAGCTATCTATATATTCAATTTACTCGCTACAGACAATATCATTAGGCTTTCTCATCTTGATAAGATCAGAAATCTCGTAGGGTTTGCCGAGTCGGTTTTTTACTTACACAAAAGAAAATATCTGGGCTATTTATCATTTGTTTCCTTCTGGGGACGAGAAATAAGCAAAAAGTATTATGAACTGCACAAAAAATTTGAAGAAAATCAAACATTATAGTCTTGAAGGGTTATTTAAAAAGGAGAAACAAATGCCGATTGATAAAGAAAATGAAGAATTAAAAGTTGAATCTGGTTGGAATTTTCCTTGTGAAGAATGTCAATTCTGGATGGATGATGAAAAAAGATGTGTTTGGGATGGCAAAGATGCCCCTGTATGTCTTGTTATCACTTTTGATGAATGGCGGAGAGAAAAATGAGTATTTGTCGCTGGAGCGATGATGATTATCAATGTAGCCTTTATATTTACGAGTCTGAAGATTGGTATGTAATTCACGTTGCTAAACGGAAACCGATATATAAAGAAGAGTTACCACCCAGAGTTGATACTGGTAATTTAGATGATATCTTGAAACGACAAAAGAAAGTATGGAAAATGCATGACCGAGCGGAGTTTGTCCCTATTGGGCTTCCGTACGATGGAGAAATGTTTATCGAAAAAACTCCTGAAGATTTGCTTAAAAAAGTTATCTTTTTAAAAGAAATAGGCTATAGAGTTCCAGATTTTGTGATCAGATTAATAAAACAAGAGATAGAAGACAAGGAAGAATAATAAGAATCAATGATAGTATATAAAAAGAGGAAAAAAATAATAAATATTCCAGACAGAATTCTATGTGATAAATGTGGTAAAGAATTTCAATATGAGACTGAAGATATAGGAGAAAGATGTGAAGTTCAGGCATTTGCTCGATTGAGATTTCATGCAGGTTATGGAGGGGTTCGAATCCTCGTCCCCAAGCCAATGATTTCAATAACCTAACTAAATTTATTCTTAGACCTCAATCCAGATATCGACATACTTCCCAGTTGGTGTGACTCCCCACTTTTCTTTTAACTTTCTCAAATCCCTTCGTATGCGAATTATATCCCCCATGTGCCGAGTCGCTTCTTTATGTAAAAACTCAGCAAGAGCCTGAGCGGTTTCTTTATCTTTCACTTTTATCTTTTTTACGCTCAAGGAAATCCTCAACGCTTTTATAAATTGGTTTTTTTAACTGTTTTGCGATTTCAACCTCTTTCTCTGCCCCGGGCGAATGCCCATCAAGCCTGATTAGGACACCACAGCGAGGAATCCATTTGCAAACATAATTCAACCAGAATTCATAATCCTGGGGATCCTCTTCATCGCAATATTTCATCAAATGAGGGATTATAACAAGATATCCCCGCTTAATCAATTTCATTGCTTCCCTGATTGCTATTTTTGTATTCAATTCCGGATTCGAACTGTATGGGCCAGAGAGATAAATAATTTCCATTTTTTATCTCTTTCTTTTTTTGATTCTCACAATAGCACCCCGAGGAATCATCAAAAAGCCACCATACTGCTTTTCACTTATGCTTTGAGCAATAATCAGATAATCTTTTTCTTCTCTTACAATAAAACCTATGGTTTTAATCGTCGGAATCCGCTCTTCGTAAGGGGAAACAAAAATATCTTTATCGTGCCAATAAACATCATCGCTTAAAGAGTCAATCCATTCGATTTCTGCAATTGGTTCAATCATTGTATTATTCTTTCTCTTTCAAGACATTCTTTAAGTTCCATTTTGGTATTGATCAATGTCTCAATCAAAAGATTTAATGTTTCTCTTTTTATCACCACACTATCTTCCGGCACATCTTTATAAATCGTTTGTGTCGTAACACAACTACTCAGATTCAATGTGAGAGATAAGAGTAAGAATAAGATAATCAATCTCTTTTTCATCTTTAGATCCTTTGATTTTTTCTCTTAGCTCTTCAAGGGTTTGGCGATACATCCTTCGGGCCTTAGCTCTTTTTTCGGGTGTATCTAACCAATCTATAATTTTTTCTGCAAGTTTGAAGCCTGTTCCTATCGCTTCAAGAGTTCCCAAGATACCCATCCCACCCCTCCATTTTTTACTTAATAAATGTATTTGCCTTTATTCTGCCGTAAATCGCAAGAATAAAACCGACCAGACCCGCTATTCCCTCAGCTACTTGAACAATCAAATCAGCCATTCCAGCTTGTTCTTCTGGTGATATTGTTACTCCAAAGAAGCTGAAGATCAGGGCAATAAACATCAGAATTGCCCCAATAATCGTTTTAGATTTAAACCAAGGTTTCTCCATATTTTTTCACCTCCTTTCTAAAAAAATTATGAATTGCTGCATTACTTCTTCCCATTATATTTGCTATTGTATGATATCCCAAACCATTTTCTTTTAATTTAAGAATTTTGTTTTTTTCTAATTTACTTAACCATGTTCTTTTAATATTTCCATTTCTAAACTTTATTACATCTTTTGCTTTATCTTTTTTAATTATTAATTTATTTTGAATTTTCTTTAAAAAATTTATAGAATTATTGAATCCTTGCATTTGTAATTTATAATAAATTCTCCCATTTTTCTTATCTGTCCAACTTGTAAGATAAGCATCGATGTTTTCTTTTAGAAGAAAATTTTTAATAATTTCTAATATTTTCTTATCTCTTTGAGATATATTAATTGTTAATTGATTATTTCTTTTTTTAAAACATATACAACCTTCTCCATCAAAAAAAACCAGCAATATAACTCCAGTTTATTTTTTCCATTTTTCTTTCCATCTCTTTTCACCTCCTTTTTTTAAATTAATATTTTTTTATCTTTTACTAACTCCCAGACCAGCGGGAGCAACCGGGGCCTTGAAATCGAAAGGGTAAGTAGCCGTATTGCTATCAGCACTTTCATTCCCAGCCTGGTCAACCGCAGTTAATACAAAAGCTAAAGTGCCTTCGCTGTTATCAGGAACAGTAATTGAAAAATCATATTGAGTTTGTGGATGTGGAATCGTGCCAATCAACTGTCTGCCTTGATCAATTCGATACAATCGATATTCTTTCATATCCGGTTCAGTATTGGCAGTCCATGTGGCCCTTAGATTTATTGTGGCCCCGAAAACGAGAGAAGACAACATTATAAAAGCAATTGCCATTAACAAAATTCGTTTCATCAATTAATCCTCCTTTCAATCTTTAATTAACCCATCGGCAAAACCAAACTTAATTGCCTCTTCGCCAGTCATCCAGAATTCTTTCTTCTTAATTTTCTCATCGAGTTCCTGCTTCGATAATTTACCCCTGCTTGCAATCCACGAATTTCTCACATCCTGCAAATGCCTCAACACTCTTGCTTCTTCTTCCTTATCTGAAGGCGTTGAGAATTTGATGGCAAACATTTCAATCGAGATAATCTCATGCCACATCAGGTCGGCATAGGGGGAAACAAACCTATGTCCCTTCGTCCCAGCAATAAAAACCATAAATCCACCTGATAAAGCGAATCCATAAACTCTTGTCTCAATGATTCCGCCCTTGGATTCCCAATGATGCATTAAATTAACGATTCTTGTAGCCGCAAAAAGTCCACCACCGGGGCAATGAATCTCAATAATCGCATATTTAATCCCTTTCATATCGAGATAATCAAAAAACTTTTTGACCGTATCATCTTCAATGAATTTCAGATATAGATATCCCTTACCATTCAGCACTTTCATTTCCTGAATTGGATAAACATTTGTTTCATCCGGTTTTGATTCTATCAATTTGAAATTGGGGACGGTATGACATTTCAGACAATCTTCTTTCATTTTGGTTTTGGGGCAAAAACCGGCATCCTTATTTTCAGCAAATGCAAAAGAGGCTATGAAAAGCAAAACAAAAAGAAAGATTAATTTTTTCATTTTTTCACCTCCCTTCTTTACATTCTTCCTTCATGTTCAAGGGAATAATGATTCCCATCCCTAAACCGCCCTCCCCAACGGCATAAAGGATGAAGAGATTCCCAATATTCCCCCAACAATTTGTGATCTTCGGTTTGAGTAAGATATTTACCATCTTTAAAAAGATTTAAATCTATAGCCAACCGGATATAATGATTGCTGTTTGGTTTATGCCCTGATTGAGCATAAGCATCGCCGAAAGTAAGCTCATAGCCTTGTTCATAAGCCCAAAGGATCAACTGAGCTACGAGTTTAACAAATAAACTTTGTTTTTCACGCAGTGTCATCTGGAAGAATCAAAATCCATTTTTTTGAAGTTTTTTAAGATTCTCTTCGACTTTCATTAAATGCTTTGCAATAATAATCAAAGCCGCCTCTGGATTTCTTTTCTTTTTAGCGACAAGCCTGATTTCTGCGTGCATGGAAATAATTGAATTTCTAATTTCGGCTATTATATCTTTATGATTATTTCTTAAAGTCATTTCAACACATATAATTTAAAAATGGTTAATGCCATTCCAACAAGAATGGGGAAAAGAAGATATCTCATAATATTTTTGTGATGTTCCAGATGATTCTGCATTAAAATCTCAATTTTGATTATTCTTTCTTTTAATGTCGGTTCCTTCATAGAAACCTCTTTACTTTTTATTAGTTTTAATCTTCATAAAACACAATATAATGAAACCAATCCCCGGAATTATTTACTCTCGTATTGGTTCCAATCGTAAAATATCCATCCCCAAAAGATTTAATCCCATCAGTCAATAATGAACCACCTTCTATTCTAAAACTTTCACCAGAACTATTATTTTTGTGTCTCCAAACAGCAGCATTAGACGTGGAACCAGCAGCTCTTTGAATGAAAACTGCTGCGGGTATCCCTTTCCTGGGTAAACTAATAGTTCTATTATCAGTCCCTGTACCAATGTATGAACCAAGATAAATTTTAGGGAAAATACAAAAAACCCCATCAGGCAATACAATTTTGGCTTGCCCCTTTTTAGCAGCCCTAATGAAATCTATATAAAGTGTGATCGAAGAAGAACCAGAATTATAAGCTTGTATGGCGAACCAAGAAATATCGTCTCTATTATTTGCATTTATATTTGCCAAATTCCAAGTGTGGTCAAACCAATTCGATTTAAAATTAACTATATCCCACTGCTCATTCCAATAATTTTCTCCCATCCATAGTCTTTCCTCAGCACATGAAGAACTATCTGAAACCTTAGCCATCACTTTTACAAAATCATAATCTGAAATATCTAATTCAGAAAAATTCTTCGAAATTAAAGCCATTATCCCAGGGGGAATTGTAATTTTAACCGACCCTTTACCTTGTCGATAATCAACCGTTTCCAGCGCTTGAGAAATATTCGTTAAAGCATCAGTTCCTGCTGCTGTAGCCACATCATTATTTTCACCTACCCTCAACGTCTCACCATTTTGAAATGAGCCATTAATGGTGATAAAATAAAATTTCCCCGCAGCATCTCCCGAGGCCCATTCACCACTAATTGTATGTTTATATTGCAATATACCATACGCCCCAGAAGTATTTCCCATCAATGTATCTCCGACTTGGGGCTCATAGGTTCCACCTGAATTAAACGGAAGATATCGAACACCTCTGATTGTCCAATTAGCAGTATCACAATCAACTATAGTTAAACTTTTACCGATTAGTTGAATGTCTCCAGTATCAACTGGATCATCTAAATTTTCATATAAATTCAAATCTGTTGGTAATCTGCATTCCGCCATAAAAACCTCAATCTGATGGTGTTCCCGCTACACCCCATCCCATCGGTCTTACTCTAATATCATAAATTTGACCTGGGATTAAATTTTTAATCGTATAGTTAGATCCTTTAATGCCTGATGCGACTCTATATTGTTCTTCGATTGGACAAGGTTTGGTTGTAGAACAATAAATTTCATAATCTTTAACATTTGGTTCTCCAAAACCAGACCAAGAGCTCCAGTCAACTTTTATTTGTTTACCATATTTTAATGGAGTAAGGACGGGAGAATATCCAGCCATCGATGGTGCGGAGGGAGACCATGTTGTTATCCATTGAGACGGGGTTGCCCACTCAGATTCAATTTTATCATCAATTGATCGCACTCTCCAATAGTAGATTTTATTACATTCTAATCTTCCAATCCGCACTTTAATCGGATCTTCATATTTAGCCTCAAATTCCCAAAAATCCATTATATAACCGCCAGAGGTTTGATTAAATTTTATTTTTACACCATAATTCAAATCTTGCCAATTGCCAGTTATAGGTATATCCCATCCCTTATAACTATTCCCTCCGTCGTCTGACCAACCAAATTTACTCGGACTCCCCACAGTTGTAATTCTAATCAAATAATTTTTATTGGATGGACCATAAAATTCTCCATTGTTTATCAACTTAAACCAACCCGAGCCATAACCCACTGGTGTTTCACAATATCCTTTAATTTTTTTGACAAAATGTTTTTGCCAAGTTGTATCATCAGATTTCCTAAATTGAATCTCGTAATCAAGTCCATATCCCATATTATCCCATTGGAAATCAATATAAGCATCTATTTTATTTTCTGTTTCTTCATCTGGTCCCGTAGAAGCAGAAAGCCCTGTTGGCATGGGGGGAGAATCGTCCGGACTCGGGATCGTTGTCTTATATGATTGATGCGTAGTAATATTGACTGTAGAATCATAAATCGCAGGATCTTCTTCAATGACGGTTAGTGGAACCCATCCTCTTTGAGGAATCCCAACTTCTTTAACTCTCACTTTTTTATTATTCCATCCCAAAAAAGATTTTGTGATCGTGATAATATCTCCCGGCTCAAGTGCCCAAGCTTTGAGCTTCGCTTGAAAACTAAATTCCCGATTAAATTGGCTTCTAAGTAAATGGTACTTGGCCATTTTTAGGGCTCGCTCATAACTTGAAATTCCAATGAATGGGATCTCGATTACTCTATCATTACTCGTCGTTTCTATCGCACCTTCCGGATATTGTCCATGCTTAACAAGATAATTATCATTTGCATCAATATAAGAAAACTTGATTAGCTTTGGTGTTTCTAAAAAGCCAAGAGCTCTTCCGGAGCAAACATCCATGACTAAATCATCTTCCCCCAAAGACATCACGGGGGTTTCGTCTTTATAAGTTCTCAAATAATATTTACCCATTGACTCAACAACATATCCTCTGAAACAATTTAAAATATCTTCTATATTATCTTGGGCTGATTTTCGATCTACAATCACACCATCAAAATACAATCCGTTTGTATCGCACCAGTTTGCAGCATCTTTAACACTATCTAAATCCCAATACGAAATATCTATCCCCATTCCATAAATCTTATTCGTTAAAAAATCGAAAGCCACCAGTGCAGGATTTCTTGAATAAGCCACCTGACCATTGCGGGGGTCATATATTTTCTTCATTTTTAACTGAACCGTGAATTCTGGTAGCGAAGTAAAAGCGTCATAATGATAAGTTACTTTAAAATAAATATATGCTGTATTACGCATTGGCTCTTTCCAAGAAGAAAAAACAGATTGTAAATTCAAATCCACAGTTTGAGTATTTGAACCAGAGTGGAAATAATAATCGACGAGGTCTTTCCCCTTGAAGGTTTCGTAATATTGCACTCTTTTATCATCAAGCCATATCTTATCACCTGTCCCGTCAGTTGAAATTCCCTCTACCTCTCCTTCACATAAAGCTAAGACTAAATGAAGAATTTTATTTTTCCCGCCCTGGGGTGAATCTGTTGTGTGAATAAAAACATTATTTCCTCCGATTCGGGCTTCACCATAGCCAATTTTTATTGGCTCCGTTGAAGACATTGTATTTAATAAATGTCCCCCTCTATGGATCCCCATCGATTCTCTACCAGCTCTTCCTTTAGCGATACTATAATAAGAATAAGCCATTGAACCAAAAATAATTGTTGATTTAATTAATGTGGCTATTTTTATACCAAAAAGAGTATATGCAGTAGCGTAAAAAGTAATAGATTTCCAAAGGGCAGTTATTCCGGCAAGTATAGCAGAAACAGGTTCATGTAAAATAGTATTTTTATGAACCTGTTTCTTAAAATTTCTTTTATAATTAATCGTTATCTTTTTTGAGAAAAATCCCATTCTATAACTCTTCTTGCTCCAATAATATAATCTTTTAAAAATCTTATTGGAAGATTAAAAACCCCTTTGTCAAAAACTACGATTACATTGGCTCCCCAATTGTAAATTCCACCGAAAACCATCTCTTTCCCTTCAAAAATAATTAAATCTCCCATGATAGCATAGTTGGGGTCTATGGGTTTACCAAGAGAAAAGAGAAATTTTTTCATTATCTCTACTGCTTCTTTTCTCTTCTTTCGCCAGAGGTAATCATAGTTGTCTTTTGTAATACCTTCTATCTCTTGGGGTAAATTACAACCATAGTGACCATATACTTCTAATAGAAAGTTTACACAATCCCACCCCTTTTCTGGATTAGCAAGGTAATGTTTTTTACCAATAAATTTCGAGATGAAATTTGAAAATTCTGTTTCGTCGTAAGGAATCAATCTTTTTTCGGGGCTCTCCCCCAC is a genomic window containing:
- a CDS encoding ATP-dependent Clp protease proteolytic subunit, producing the protein MKKLIFLFVLLFIASFAFAENKDAGFCPKTKMKEDCLKCHTVPNFKLIESKPDETNVYPIQEMKVLNGKGYLYLKFIEDDTVKKFFDYLDMKGIKYAIIEIHCPGGGLFAATRIVNLMHHWESKGGIIETRVYGFALSGGFMVFIAGTKGHRFVSPYADLMWHEIISIEMFAIKFSTPSDKEEEARVLRHLQDVRNSWIASRGKLSKQELDEKIKKKEFWMTGEEAIKFGFADGLIKD
- a CDS encoding M15 family metallopeptidase; the protein is MTLREKQSLFVKLVAQLILWAYEQGYELTFGDAYAQSGHKPNSNHYIRLAIDLNLFKDGKYLTQTEDHKLLGEYWESLHPLCRWGGRFRDGNHYSLEHEGRM
- a CDS encoding DUF4406 domain-containing protein, which gives rise to MEIIYLSGPYSSNPELNTKIAIREAMKLIKRGYLVIIPHLMKYCDEEDPQDYEFWLNYVCKWIPRCGVLIRLDGHSPGAEKEVEIAKQLKKPIYKSVEDFLERKKDKSER
- a CDS encoding phage tail protein, translating into MGFFSKKITINYKRNFKKQVHKNTILHEPVSAILAGITALWKSITFYATAYTLFGIKIATLIKSTIIFGSMAYSYYSIAKGRAGRESMGIHRGGHLLNTMSSTEPIKIGYGEARIGGNNVFIHTTDSPQGGKNKILHLVLALCEGEVEGISTDGTGDKIWLDDKRVQYYETFKGKDLVDYYFHSGSNTQTVDLNLQSVFSSWKEPMRNTAYIYFKVTYHYDAFTSLPEFTVQLKMKKIYDPRNGQVAYSRNPALVAFDFLTNKIYGMGIDISYWDLDSVKDAANWCDTNGLYFDGVIVDRKSAQDNIEDILNCFRGYVVESMGKYYLRTYKDETPVMSLGEDDLVMDVCSGRALGFLETPKLIKFSYIDANDNYLVKHGQYPEGAIETTSNDRVIEIPFIGISSYERALKMAKYHLLRSQFNREFSFQAKLKAWALEPGDIITITKSFLGWNNKKVRVKEVGIPQRGWVPLTVIEEDPAIYDSTVNITTHQSYKTTIPSPDDSPPMPTGLSASTGPDEETENKIDAYIDFQWDNMGYGLDYEIQFRKSDDTTWQKHFVKKIKGYCETPVGYGSGWFKLINNGEFYGPSNKNYLIRITTVGSPSKFGWSDDGGNSYKGWDIPITGNWQDLNYGVKIKFNQTSGGYIMDFWEFEAKYEDPIKVRIGRLECNKIYYWRVRSIDDKIESEWATPSQWITTWSPSAPSMAGYSPVLTPLKYGKQIKVDWSSWSGFGEPNVKDYEIYCSTTKPCPIEEQYRVASGIKGSNYTIKNLIPGQIYDIRVRPMGWGVAGTPSD
- a CDS encoding LAGLIDADG family homing endonuclease, encoding MLVFFDGEGCICFKKRNNQLTINISQRDKKILEIIKNFLLKENIDAYLTSWTDKKNGRIYYKLQMQGFNNSINFLKKIQNKLIIKKDKAKDVIKFRNGNIKRTWLSKLEKNKILKLKENGLGYHTIANIMGRSNAAIHNFFRKEVKKYGETLV